The region CTGCGCGGCGTTGACGAACAGCCGCTGGAGGTTGGTGGGGGCGGTTTCGAGCGCCGCCCGGTAGTCTTCGGGGCCGCCAGCCCCGTCCTCGACGAGTCGATGGAGCATCGCCCGCTCGAACCCCAGTCGTCGGGGGAACCGGTCGAGCGCGGCGGCCCAGTCCTCGTCGCCCGCCGCCGCCACTTCGTCGTCCACGAACCCGCGGGCCTCGCGGGTGCCGGGGGGTTCGGCGTCGTCCGGACCCCCGAGATACGCCACCACCGCCCCCTTCCAGTCGTCGCGGGCGACCGCGAGCCCCACCTCGTGGGTCACCGGCCGGAGGCTCCCGAAGCGCTGGCCCCCGAAGTAGTTGGGGAGGCCGACCGTTTCGCCCTCTTCCCCCCCGAACTCCCGGAGGTCCTCGGTGATCGCCGCGACGGGGTCGGTGTCGGCGTCGCGAACGGCGACCTCGAAGGCGTTGCCCGAGAGGTCGCCGAACTGGAGCCCGCGGCCCGCCCGGCCGACCAGCTCGATCGTCACCCCGTCGAAGTCGACGTCGGCGAGGGTTTCGGGGTCGCCGTCGCGCACCGAGAAGAGCTGGGTGGTCACCGCGCGTTTGTCCTTCGTCCCCGCCCAGTCGACCCGCTCGCGGCTGATCCCCAGCCGATTCGAGAGCGCCCGCGCGAAGTCGTTGGTGTCCCAGTTTTCGAGCGTGGCACGAACGACGACGTGTGGATAGGGGCCGGGGTCGGCGTCGAGGGGTTCGAAGCCCGTGGTTTCGAGTTCGCGCACCCGGAAGTCGGCGGGTTCCGTGCGGAGGGTCCCGCCGACCCCGTCGGCGTCGCTGACGTAGTGGGCGATGCCGACCGCGCGTTCGGTTGGGTGGGCCGGCCGCATCCGCCGAATCAGAGCGCCGCCGCGACCTCGTCGAGGTCGTCGGTGTCGACGAAGGCCACGACGTGGTCGCCGGTCTGGATCACGGTGCCGCCGCGGGGCGTCCGGAGGGTGCCGTTGCGCACCACCGCGCCGATCACGAACCCGTCGGGGAGGTCGAGTGCGACGTCGCTGAGCGAGTCGCCGGCGAGCGCGCTCCCGGACTCGACGGTGATCTCGAGGACCTCGGCGCTGTCCTGTTCGAGCACCGCGGCCTCGTCGGTGTAGCCCCGCGTCACGCGGGTGGTCTGGCGCGCCACCACGGTGTGGGGTTGGACCACGACGTCGACGCCAGCGGTCTCGAAGAGGTCGCCGTACTCCGCCTCGTCGACCACCGCCGCGGTGTACTCGACGCCCATGTCGCGCGCGAGCAGCGCCAGCACGTAGTTGGTCTCGTCGTCGAGCGTGCCGACCAGGAGGTCGGCGTCGCCCATGTCGGAGTCGGCGAGGAACGAGAACGACCGCACGTCGCCCTCGACCACGGTGGTCCGTTCGAAGCGCTCTTCGAGTGCCGCGACGCGGTCGGGGTCGTGTTCGATCAGCCGCGGCGCGTATCCCTCGCGCTCGAACGCCTCGGCGACCTGTGTGCCGACCTCGCCGCCGCCGACGATCACGACGTCGTCGTCGGTTTCGAGCGAGTCGCTCGACGTGAGCGCGTGGGCGAACCGCTTGGTGCTCGACGGGCTGCCGATCACGACGACGCGGTCGCCCGCCTCGATGACGGTCTCGCCGCTCGGGATCACGATGTCGTCGTCGCGGAGCACGCCCGCGAACGTCAACGAGGGGTACTCGTCGGCGTCCTCGACGGTCTTCCCGGCGATCGGGGCCCCCTCCTCGACCTCGAACTCCGCCATCTCGACCTGGCCGTCGACGAACGTGTTGGCCGCGAGCGCGCCCGGCAACGCGACCGTCCTGACGAGCGACTCGGCGGTGAGTCGGTCGACCGAGAGCATCATGTCGACCCCGAGACCGCTCTCGAAGTGCTGCCAGGTCTCGTAGAGGTCGGGCGATTTCGCCCGGGCGATCGTGTGCGCCTCGGTGACGTTCCGGGCGGTGCCACAGACCATGACGTTGACCGCGTCGTCGTCGGTGCTCGCGATCACGACCTCGGCGTCGCGGATACCGGCCTCCTCGAGCGTATCGAGCGACCGGCCGTCGCCCGTGACCCCGGTGACGCCGAAGTCGGCCTCCAGGCGCTCGATGTCCTCCTCGTCCCGATCGACCACCGCGATGTCGTGGACGTCCGCGAGGTCTTCCGCGATATGGGTTCCGACGTCGCCGGCCCCGACGATCACTACACGCATACGAACTCCCTCATGCGTGCCACGTCCGACGGGTGTCATTAAGTGCGTTGTGTTCGTTCGAGTGGCGAACCGAGAGTTCCCATCCCGACGCGACGGGTCGTCGCCCCAGGACGCGTCGCTTTTCGCGTTCGACCTCCGAGCGCCGCCATGCACGTCACGGAGGGCGACGTCGAGCTCGTGGTCCCCGAACAGCCCGAGTCGGGCGTCGGCGACGCGGTGTTCTTCAACCCCGTCCAGGAGTTCAACCGCGACCTCACGGTCGCCGTGCTCCGGGCCCACGAGGCCGCGGCCGACCGCGACCGGCCGTCGTATCTCGACGCCAACGCCGCCACCGGGGCTCGCGGGGTTCGAGCCGCGAACGCGGGCTACGACGCCACGCTCTGCGACCACGACCCCGACGCCGCGACGCTCTGTCGGGAGAACCTCGCGCGCAACGACCTCGACGCCCAGGTGAAAGAGCGGAACGCGAACGCGCTCATGCACGAGGAGCGCTTCGACGTCGTTGACCTCGATCCCTTCGGAACGCCCGTTCCGTTCGCCGACGCGGCCTTCCGGAGCGCCGCGGACCTGGTCTGCGTGACGGCGACCGACACCGCGCCGCTGTGTGGGGCCCACCGCGAGAGCGGGGTCCGGTCGTACAGCGCGCTGCCGCAGAACACCGAGTACCACGCCGAGATGGGGCTCAGAGTCCTCCTCGGCGCGCTGGTCCGTACCGCCGCGCGCTACGACGTCGCCGCGACGCCGGTGTTGAGCCACGTCACGAACCACTACGTCCGGACCTACCTCTCGGTCTCCCGACGCGCGACCGACGCGAACGCCGCCATCGACGAACTCGGCCACATCCACCACTGCTTCTCGTGCCTCCACCGCGAGTCGGAGACGGGGCTGATCGCCCATCCGCCCGACGCCTGTCCGGTCTGTGGTGAGTCGGTCGCCACCGCCGGCCCGGTCTGGCTCGGACGGACCCACGACACCGGGTTCGTCGATCGGGTCAGAAAGCAGGTCACCGGCGAGCTGGGAACCGCCTCGCGAGCGTTCGACCTGCTCTCGACGCTCGACGACGAACTCCACCTCCCCACCCACTACGACCAGCACCGCCTCTGTCGGCGCTGGAGCCGGTCCGCGAACGCGATGGACGAGTTCCTCGGTTCGCTCCGCGAGGCGGGCTACCGGGCCTCGCGCGCACAGTACGGCGGCACGACGTTCAAGACCGACGCCACGGTCGAGGCGATCGAGGCCGCGACCGACGGGGCGTAGACGACGGTCGGGGACGGACCGCGAGAGCGGACCGTTCATACCCTCGGGCTCTGAATCCGGGGTGTGCAGGTCGAGGCCGGCGAACCGAGAACCGAACGGCTGACGTCGGTGGCGAGGACCGTCGTCGCGGTGGCCCACCAGCGTCAGGTCACGCTGATGGCGGCGAGCCTCGCGTACTACCTGTTCTCGGCGCTCCTCCCGTTGCTCCTGTTCTCGGTGATCGCGCTCTCGATGCTCGGCAACGGCAGCCTCGCGTCGGTGATGCAGGCCGCCTCGGGGACCGTGCTCCCGAGCGGGGTCTCGATCCCCGACCAGTTCCTCGCCAACTCCAGCGGTCGGCTCCGGGCGGGGGCGCTCGGGGCGGTCATCCTGGTCTGGAGCGCGCTCCGGACGTTCGGGGCGGTCGACGGGGCGTTCGCCGCGGTCTACGACGAGCGCGAGGCGGTCTCGTTCGCCGGGAAGGTCGTCGACGCGGCGGTGGTGTTCGTGGCGGTGGCGCTCGCGGTCGTCGCGTTCGCGGTGGTCGGGGTCGTGCTCGCGAGCGTGTTCGGTGACCGACTCCTCCTCAGGGTCGTGAGTCCGTTCTTCTTGCTGGTCGCGCTCGTGGTCGTCTTCGCGCCGCTCTACTACGTCCTCCCGGAGGTCGAGGGGGTCTCGGTCGCCGAGGTCCTCCCCGGAACGTTGCTCGCGGCTGCGGTCTGGACGGCCTCGGCGGTCGTGGTGCGCCTCTACGCCACGACGTCGAGCAGCGTCCACCTCTACGGCGTCGCCGGCGGCGTGTTGCTCGTGCTGACCTGGCTCTACGTCGGCGGGCTCGCGCTCCTCGTCGGCGCGGCGCTCAACGCCGTGCTCGCCGACCGGGTCGACCCCGACGCCGAGTGGGTCCCGGATACGTACCTCTGAGGGTTCGATCCCGAAACCGGCGGAGTCGACGGACCATCGGAAACGCCGGCCACGAACGACGGTGTACTTACGTTTACGCACCCCAGACCCGGCGTGTCGAACGCCGACAGGGTCGTCGAGGTCGTCGCCGCCATCGTCGCGCTCGGGCGGCGCGAGCGGATGGTGCTGACGGCGGCGAGCCTCGCGTATTTCGCGTTCATCTCGATGGTCCCGCTGCTGTTGTTGCTCGTGGTGGCGGTGACGGCGCTCGGGGGCGACGCGCTCGCGATGAGCGCGGTGAGCCGGGCGACCACCACACTGACGCCCGAGAGCGCGGACCTGCTTCGCGAGATCGTCTTCAGTGCGGCCGACCGCGACCGGGCGACCGTCATCGGCGTCGCGGTCCTCTTCTGGGGGTCACTGTTGACCTTCAGGTCGCTCAACACCGCCTTCGCGGGGATCTACGGCACCCACGGCGAGCCCTCGATGCTCTCGACGCTGCTCGATATCGTGCTCGTGTTCGTCATCATCGTCGCCACCGTGGTGGCGCTGGTGCTCGGCGGCGTCGGACTGTCGGCGTTCGTTCAGACGCGGCTCTGGCAGACCGTCGGTCCGCTGGTGGTGTTCGTCGTGCTCGCCATGGTGTTCGGGCCGCTCTACTACGTCCTCCCGGACGTCGACGTCGGGTTCAGGGAGACCCTCCCCGGCACCCTGTTCGCGGCCGGGGCGTGGACCGTGCTTCAGTGGCTGTTCGGCTACTACACCCAGGTGTCCGGGCTGACGCGACTCTACGGCGCGGCGAGCGCCTTTCTCCTGATCATGGTCTGGCTCTACGTCGGCGGGTTCGTCCTGTTGGTGGGCGCGGCGCTCAACGCGGTGCTCGCCGACCGGGTCGACCCCGACGACGGGTGGATCCCCGGGAGCGAGTAGCGACGGAGTCGTGAACACGGTGAGCGGGTTCCCGCTGATTTATATGGTCGTCGGCCGAAACCGGGTTCGTGAGTACCAGCGCACGCGTGACCTCCTTCGGTCGGACGTTCGTCGGGGAGGTACAGGACAAGGAGATCACGTTCATCGCCGCGAGCACCGCGTACTACGCGTTCGTCTCGCTGATACCCCTCTTGTTGCTCTTGCTGGTCACGATCTCGGTCGCCGTGAACCCGGCGACCGCGAACCAGATCGTGACCTCGGCGACGAGTTCGCTCCCGGCGAGCGCACAGAGCCTCGTCCAGAGCGCGGTCGGCGGGCAGAGCGGGGCCGGCGGCGCGACGATCGCGAGCGTGCTCGTGTTGCTCTGGAGCGCCCTCAAGCTGTTCCGCGGGCTCGATACCGCGTTCTCGCGGGCCTACGGCCGTGAGTCCGCTGGGATCGTCGGCCAGGTGAAGAACGGAGTCGTCACGCTGCTCGCGGTGATCCTCGGTGCGGTGGTGGCGGTCGGCATCGGCGCGGCGGTCTCGTTCTGGCCGGTCGAGGTCGTGGTCGCCGGGGTCTCCGCGGTCGCGGTCGTCGGAACGCTCGCGACGCTGCTCGCGCTCGCGGTCGTGCTGTTGCCGCTGTACTACTTCCTCCCGGGCGACGACGTGACGGTCCGCGAGGCGATACCGGGGGCGGCGTTCGCCGCCGTCGGGCTCACGGTTCTCCAGGTCGTCTTCCGGATCTACGCGGCCAACGCGGGGAGCTACGAGGCCTACGGCGTGCTGGGTGCGGTGTTGTTGCTCGTGACGGTGCTCTACTTCGCGGGGATGGTGGTGTTGCTCGGCGTGGTGTTGAACGCGGTCCTCGCGGGGCGAGCGGCCGGTTTCGATGTGTCGAACGACGATGGACTCGCGGCGCGGTTGAAGACAGGTGGTCGACAATGAGCCGAGAATCCGAAGCGAACGACGAAGCCCGAACCGAGCGCGAGACCGAGGAGCCGGACGAGACCGACGTCGGCGACCCCGTTCGGGAGGGGGCCGACGCGTCGACGAGCCGCGACCGGACCGCGACCGTCGACGACGTCGAGACCCTCCGGAGCGACGTGGTGGCGTTCGCCGAGGAGGTCGAAGACCGGATCGTCAAGCGCAACGACCTCGAAAGCGAACTCAAGGGCTACGTCCGCACCCGGCAGCGCAGCGGCCACGCCCGCGGCTGGGGGCCGTATCTCGTGTTGCTCTACGGCACCGCGATGACCATCGGGGCCTTCTTCTACCTCGAAGGCGGGTGGGCGATCCTCGCCATGCTCGTGGTCTGGCTCTCGACGCTGGGGCTCTACGCCCTGATGGTGCTGGTCGGCTTCGCGAGCGCGGCGCTCGACGCGCCCGGCCGGCTCGCCGACCGGGTTCGGGACTTCCGCTCGTAGATGCGCGGCGTCGGCATCACCGAGGCCCTCCAGCGGCTACCGGACGTTCTCGCGCCGGTGTTCGCGCTCCTCACACAGCTCGGCGACGTCTGGTTCGTCTTCCTCACGCTCGTCGTGCTCTACGTGGCGGGCGAGCGCCTCCCGGCCCTCGGCGCACCGCGAGAGCGGGTCGCGTTCGTGCTCGGGCTCGTGCTCGGCGGGATCGCCCTCACGACCGCGCTGAAGGCGATCTTCGGTTTCCCCCGACCGCCGGCACCCGCCTCGGTTCCCGGTCTGAGCTACGTGCCGGAGCTCCTCCAGGGCGCGTACGTCGAGGCGGCGACCGCGACCGGCTACGGCTTCCCGAGCGGCCACGCCCTCCTCTCGACGGTCTTCTGGGGCGGGCTCGCGAGCGCGCTCACCGTCGGCAGTCGGCGGACCCGCGCGACGGTCGCGGGCGTCGTCGTGGCGGTGATCTGTCTCGCACGGCTCGTCCTCGGGGTCCACTACGCGGTCGACGTCGCCGTCGGGGTCACGATCGGGCTGGTGTATCTCGGGGTCGTGGTCGGATTGGCGGGCGGCCGCACCCGAGCGGCCTTCCGGATCGCCGCGGTTCCCGCCGTCGTCTGCGTGCTCGCCGGTCCGGTGACGTTCGACGACGTGTTGATCCTCGGGGGCGCGCTCGGCGCGCTCGGCGCGTGGGAACTCCTTGGCCCCCGCGTCCCGAACCGGCTTCCGTCCGCCTCGGTTCTCGGGCTGGCGGTCGGGATCGCCGTTCTCGGCGGCGTCTTCGGTGCGGTCTACGTGCTCGAACCCCCGCTCGTCGTGACAGGGGTCGCGGCCGCCGCCGTCTTCGGCGGAATGCTCTCGCTCCCGGTGGTCGCCGGGCGCTTCACGCCGTCGCCGCGATAAAAAGGGTGGCTGGCCGAGTCAGAACGTTTCGAGGTAGCGCTCCTTCTCCCACTCGCTCACCGAGACGTGGTAGTCCGTGATCTCGGCCTTCTTGGCTTCGAGGAACGACTCCGAGATGTGGTCGCCGAGCGCGTCGAGGACGACGTCGTCGCCTTCGAGTTTCTCGACGGCGGATTCGAGCGTGGTCGGCAGGGTCTCGATGCCGTACTCCTCGCGTTTCTCCTCGTCGAAGTCGTAGATGTTCTCACGAACCGGGTCGGGGGCTTCGTAGCCCTCGTCGATCCCGTCGAGACCGGCGTGGATGAGCGCGGCGAAGGCGAGATACGGGTTACACGAGGGGTCGGGGAAGCGGGCCTCGATGCGGCTCGCGGCCGGGGTGCGTGCGGCCGGTTTGCGGATGAGCGCGGAGCGGTTACGGTCGGACCACGCGACGTAGACGGGGGCCTCGTAGCCCGGCACGAGCCGCTTGTAGCTGTTGACCGTCGGGTTCGAGACCGCCGTGATGGCGGGTGCGTGTTCGAGGACGCCCGCGAGGAACTCCTTCGCCGTGCCGCTCAGGCTGAACTCGTCGTCCTCGTCGTGGAAGGCGTTCTCGCCGTCCTCGAACAGCGACATGTGGGTGTGCATCCCCGAGCCGTTGATCCCCGCGATGGGTTTGGGCATGAACGTCGCGTGGAGTTCGTGTTCGGCCGCGATGGCGCGAACGACCGACCGGAAGGTGGCGACGTTGTCGGCCGTCGAGACCGCGTCGTCGTAGGTGAAGTTGATCTCGTGCTGGCCGCGGGCGACCTCGTGGTGGGAGGCCTCGATCTCGAAGCCCATGCTCTCGAGCCCGAAGATGATGTCCCGGCGGACGTCCTGGGCGAGGTCCTTCGGCGCGAGGTCGAAGTAGCCACCCACGTCGTTCGTCTTCGTCGTCGCCCGCCCGTCCTCGTCCTCCTCGAAGAGGAAGAACTCGGGTTCGGGGGCGAAGTTCACGTCGTAGCCCATCCCCTCGGCGCGGTCGACCGCGCGCTTCAGGACGCCGCGCGGGTCGCCCTCGAAGGGTTCGCCGGTGGACGTATCCATCACGTCACAGATGAGGCGCGCGGCCGCGCTCTCCTCGGTGTGCCGCCACGGGAGGACGGCGAAGGTCGAGGGGTCGGGTTTGAGCCGCATGTCGGATTCCTGGATCCGGACGAACCCTTCGATACTGGAGCCGTCGAAATAGATCCCCTCCTCGAAGGCCTTCTCGGCCTGCGAGGCGGGGATAGAGACGTTCTTCACCGTGCCGAGGATGTCGGTGAACTGGAGCCGGAGGAAGTCGACGTTCTGTTCGTCGATCTGGTCGAGAACGTGTTGGGCTTCCGCCGAGAGGCCACCGTCGGTGACAGAGGTTTCGTTTGTCATACTTCGTGCCTACTCGGTGGGATACCGGCCGGAGTAAAAGGATTGCTGTTCTTCGCAAATATTGAGACGCGGCTCAGAATTGGATATTCGTAAAGTTTTACTATCCACACCTATCACGGGTAGATATGACGTACGAGAACCTCGACACCGAACTCATCAACGCACTGCTGGGCGACGGCCGCGCGAGCCTCCGGAGCCTCGCCAACCAGCTCGACGTCTCGGTCACCACGGTCTCGAACCACCTCGCGGACCTCGAATCCGAGGGCGTGATCCGGGATTACTCGCCCGAGATCGACTACGACGCGCTCGGCTACGACGTCACCGCCGTGATCCAGCTCAAGGTCGAGGGGAGTTCGCTCCCCGAGGTCACCGACCGCCTCCGCGACCACCACCAGATGATCTCGGTCTACGAGGTCACCGGCGACCACGACGTCGTCGCCGTCGGGAAGTTCAAGGACACCGACGACATGAACGACCAGATCAAGAGCCTCATCACCGAACCCGACGTCAAGGAGTCGAACACCAGCGTTGTCCTGAACGCCGTGAGCGAACACGAGCAGTTCGAACTCGACCTCGAAGAGTAAGGTCGACTGCCGTTCGCGTCCCGACCGAACCGTCGAAACACCCTTTTCACGGTTTCACCACACACCGAGCGGCCGCTTCGGACGACAGAGAACGCGGCGGCGAGGTCGGGAACCGACGAAGTGACGAAGCCGTCGCTGGCGAATCGAGGCTGGAAAAATTCGGTCGGTCGTGGCGCGATTCGGTCAGCGGTGTTGGGGGTGTGTGGCAGTTCCCGACGTCTACATCATGCCGCCCATGCCACCCATACCGCCCATGCCGCCCATACCGCCCATGCCACCCATGCCGCCGGGTGCGCCGCCCGCGGGCGGGCCGCCGTCGTCGTCGTCGCCGGTCTGGCCGCCCTTGAGGTCGCCCGCAGCGATGACGTCGTCGATGCGGAGGATCATCACGGCGGCCTCGGTCGCGCTCTCGATGGCCTGGGTCTTGACGCGGAGGGGCTCGACGACGCCGTCGGCCTCCATGTCGACGACCTCGCCCGTGTAGGCGTCGAGGCCCGTGGTGGTGTTGCCGGCGTCGTGCTGGCTCCGGAGGTCCACCAGGGAGTCGATCGGGTCGAGACCTGCGTTCTCGGCGAGCGTCCGGGGGATGATGTCGATGGCGTCCGCGAACGCCTCGACGGCGAGCTGCT is a window of Halococcus hamelinensis 100A6 DNA encoding:
- a CDS encoding phosphatase PAP2 family protein, yielding MRGVGITEALQRLPDVLAPVFALLTQLGDVWFVFLTLVVLYVAGERLPALGAPRERVAFVLGLVLGGIALTTALKAIFGFPRPPAPASVPGLSYVPELLQGAYVEAATATGYGFPSGHALLSTVFWGGLASALTVGSRRTRATVAGVVVAVICLARLVLGVHYAVDVAVGVTIGLVYLGVVVGLAGGRTRAAFRIAAVPAVVCVLAGPVTFDDVLILGGALGALGAWELLGPRVPNRLPSASVLGLAVGIAVLGGVFGAVYVLEPPLVVTGVAAAAVFGGMLSLPVVAGRFTPSPR
- the trkA gene encoding Trk system potassium transporter TrkA — its product is MRVVIVGAGDVGTHIAEDLADVHDIAVVDRDEEDIERLEADFGVTGVTGDGRSLDTLEEAGIRDAEVVIASTDDDAVNVMVCGTARNVTEAHTIARAKSPDLYETWQHFESGLGVDMMLSVDRLTAESLVRTVALPGALAANTFVDGQVEMAEFEVEEGAPIAGKTVEDADEYPSLTFAGVLRDDDIVIPSGETVIEAGDRVVVIGSPSSTKRFAHALTSSDSLETDDDVVIVGGGEVGTQVAEAFEREGYAPRLIEHDPDRVAALEERFERTTVVEGDVRSFSFLADSDMGDADLLVGTLDDETNYVLALLARDMGVEYTAAVVDEAEYGDLFETAGVDVVVQPHTVVARQTTRVTRGYTDEAAVLEQDSAEVLEITVESGSALAGDSLSDVALDLPDGFVIGAVVRNGTLRTPRGGTVIQTGDHVVAFVDTDDLDEVAAAL
- a CDS encoding YihY/virulence factor BrkB family protein encodes the protein MSTSARVTSFGRTFVGEVQDKEITFIAASTAYYAFVSLIPLLLLLLVTISVAVNPATANQIVTSATSSLPASAQSLVQSAVGGQSGAGGATIASVLVLLWSALKLFRGLDTAFSRAYGRESAGIVGQVKNGVVTLLAVILGAVVAVGIGAAVSFWPVEVVVAGVSAVAVVGTLATLLALAVVLLPLYYFLPGDDVTVREAIPGAAFAAVGLTVLQVVFRIYAANAGSYEAYGVLGAVLLLVTVLYFAGMVVLLGVVLNAVLAGRAAGFDVSNDDGLAARLKTGGRQ
- the lrp gene encoding HTH-type transcriptional regulator Lrp; protein product: MTYENLDTELINALLGDGRASLRSLANQLDVSVTTVSNHLADLESEGVIRDYSPEIDYDALGYDVTAVIQLKVEGSSLPEVTDRLRDHHQMISVYEVTGDHDVVAVGKFKDTDDMNDQIKSLITEPDVKESNTSVVLNAVSEHEQFELDLEE
- the glnA gene encoding type I glutamate--ammonia ligase, whose amino-acid sequence is MTNETSVTDGGLSAEAQHVLDQIDEQNVDFLRLQFTDILGTVKNVSIPASQAEKAFEEGIYFDGSSIEGFVRIQESDMRLKPDPSTFAVLPWRHTEESAAARLICDVMDTSTGEPFEGDPRGVLKRAVDRAEGMGYDVNFAPEPEFFLFEEDEDGRATTKTNDVGGYFDLAPKDLAQDVRRDIIFGLESMGFEIEASHHEVARGQHEINFTYDDAVSTADNVATFRSVVRAIAAEHELHATFMPKPIAGINGSGMHTHMSLFEDGENAFHDEDDEFSLSGTAKEFLAGVLEHAPAITAVSNPTVNSYKRLVPGYEAPVYVAWSDRNRSALIRKPAARTPAASRIEARFPDPSCNPYLAFAALIHAGLDGIDEGYEAPDPVRENIYDFDEEKREEYGIETLPTTLESAVEKLEGDDVVLDALGDHISESFLEAKKAEITDYHVSVSEWEKERYLETF
- a CDS encoding tRNA (guanine(26)-N(2))-dimethyltransferase, translated to MHVTEGDVELVVPEQPESGVGDAVFFNPVQEFNRDLTVAVLRAHEAAADRDRPSYLDANAATGARGVRAANAGYDATLCDHDPDAATLCRENLARNDLDAQVKERNANALMHEERFDVVDLDPFGTPVPFADAAFRSAADLVCVTATDTAPLCGAHRESGVRSYSALPQNTEYHAEMGLRVLLGALVRTAARYDVAATPVLSHVTNHYVRTYLSVSRRATDANAAIDELGHIHHCFSCLHRESETGLIAHPPDACPVCGESVATAGPVWLGRTHDTGFVDRVRKQVTGELGTASRAFDLLSTLDDELHLPTHYDQHRLCRRWSRSANAMDEFLGSLREAGYRASRAQYGGTTFKTDATVEAIEAATDGA
- a CDS encoding YihY/virulence factor BrkB family protein, with translation MSNADRVVEVVAAIVALGRRERMVLTAASLAYFAFISMVPLLLLLVVAVTALGGDALAMSAVSRATTTLTPESADLLREIVFSAADRDRATVIGVAVLFWGSLLTFRSLNTAFAGIYGTHGEPSMLSTLLDIVLVFVIIVATVVALVLGGVGLSAFVQTRLWQTVGPLVVFVVLAMVFGPLYYVLPDVDVGFRETLPGTLFAAGAWTVLQWLFGYYTQVSGLTRLYGAASAFLLIMVWLYVGGFVLLVGAALNAVLADRVDPDDGWIPGSE
- the truD gene encoding tRNA pseudouridine(13) synthase TruD — encoded protein: MRPAHPTERAVGIAHYVSDADGVGGTLRTEPADFRVRELETTGFEPLDADPGPYPHVVVRATLENWDTNDFARALSNRLGISRERVDWAGTKDKRAVTTQLFSVRDGDPETLADVDFDGVTIELVGRAGRGLQFGDLSGNAFEVAVRDADTDPVAAITEDLREFGGEEGETVGLPNYFGGQRFGSLRPVTHEVGLAVARDDWKGAVVAYLGGPDDAEPPGTREARGFVDDEVAAAGDEDWAAALDRFPRRLGFERAMLHRLVEDGAGGPEDYRAALETAPTNLQRLFVNAAQSYVFNRILSARLDAGLPFDAAVAGDVVCFTGEGGRDDLAVPDPHRDQRVTSNRVGTVNRHTARGRAFVTAPLVGTETDLADGDPGEIERRVLDEVGIEPADFDRPGEFHSTGTRRAILVRTDLAVERDPLTFGFRLPKGSYATVVLREFLKTDPRDLG
- a CDS encoding YihY/virulence factor BrkB family protein; the protein is MQVEAGEPRTERLTSVARTVVAVAHQRQVTLMAASLAYYLFSALLPLLLFSVIALSMLGNGSLASVMQAASGTVLPSGVSIPDQFLANSSGRLRAGALGAVILVWSALRTFGAVDGAFAAVYDEREAVSFAGKVVDAAVVFVAVALAVVAFAVVGVVLASVFGDRLLLRVVSPFFLLVALVVVFAPLYYVLPEVEGVSVAEVLPGTLLAAAVWTASAVVVRLYATTSSSVHLYGVAGGVLLVLTWLYVGGLALLVGAALNAVLADRVDPDAEWVPDTYL